One Triticum dicoccoides isolate Atlit2015 ecotype Zavitan chromosome 5B, WEW_v2.0, whole genome shotgun sequence genomic window carries:
- the LOC119311721 gene encoding transcription factor PHYTOCHROME INTERACTING FACTOR-LIKE 13-like isoform X1, giving the protein MSQFVPDWGNMGDISRPLGEDDDLMELLWCNGNVVMQSQGHRKLPPRPEKVPAPPVVQEDEAGLWFPFALADSLDKDIFQDLFCEEPPGAAGVDGASKIGRDGVPVLGDGDRRSSQSSAVSAASDLMPPPKSTHVSCSSRQQSMSLADCGDNAGGFQSDLVQARAGKAAMEEGASSTLSAMGASFCGSNQVQVQGAVSDHGRAGHATAYGDGGAGSALHSAVGSVNANARGRGHEATVASSSGRSNYSFGVTATTTTTTGTEPTSTSNRSSKRKRGLDTEDSESPSEDAESESLVLERKPPQKLTTARRSRAAEVHNLSERRRRDRINEKMRALQELIPHCNKTDKASMLDEAIEYLKTLQMQVQMMWMGSGMAPPAVMFPGMQMHQYLPQMGPSMARMPFMAPPQQGHGVSLPEQYAHFLGVNPHHHLQPPAHHHQHFAQGLGYYPLGAKALQQSPALHHVSNGNAGGGTPAATANATPGNAIHPNKR; this is encoded by the exons ATGAGCCAATTCGTGCCAGATTGGGGAAACATGGGCGACATCTCCAGGCCACTCGG CGAAGACGATGACCTCATGGAGCTGCTGTGGTGCAACGGCAATGTCGTCATGCAGAGCCAGGGTCATCGGAAGCTGCCGCCGAGGCCTGAGAAGGTTCCGGCGCCGCCGGTGGTGCAAGAAGACGAGGCCGGCCTGTGGTTCCCGTTCGCCCTCGCTGACTCGCTCGACAAGGACATCTTCCAGGACCTCTTCTGCGAAGAACCACCGGGGGCGGCCGGCGTCGACGGCGCCAGCAAGATCGGCAGGGATGGTGTGCCAGTGTTAGGGGACGGCGACAGGCGCAGCAGCCAGTCGTCCGCGGTGTCGGCGGCGAGCGACCTGATGCCCCCTCCCAAGTCCACGCACGTGTCCTGCTCCAGCAGGCAGCAATCGATGAGCCTGGCCGACTGCGGCGACAACGCCGGCGGCTTCCAGTCAGACCTCGTCCAGGCTCGCGCCGGGAAGGCAGCGATGGAGGAGGGCGCGTCGTCGACGCTGAGCGCGATGGGGGCGAGCTTCTGCGGGAGCAACCAGGTGCAGGTGCAGGGCGCGGTGAGCGACCACGGGCGCGCCGGCCACGCCACTGcctatggcgacggcggagcggGCAGCGCTCTGCACTCGGCGGTGGGGAGCGTAAATGCAAACGCCAGAGGCAGGGGCCACGAGGCCACCGTGGCCTCCTCGTCGGGGCGGTCCAACTACAGCTTCGGCGTCACCgccactaccaccaccaccaccggcaccGAGCCGACGAGCACGAGCAACCGGAGCAGCAAGCGCAAGCGGGGGCTCGACACGGAGGACTCGGAGAGCCCCAGCGAGGACGCCGAGTCAGAGTCCTTGGTGCTGGAGCGCAAGCCGCCCCAGAAGCTCACGACGGCGCGGAGGAGCCGCGCCGCCGAGGTGCACAACCTCTCCGAGAGG AGGAGACGAGACAGGATCAACGAGAAGATGCGAGCCCTGCAAGAGCTCATACCCCACTGCAACAAG ACTGACAAGGCGTCGATGCTGGACGAGGCGATCGAGTACCTGAAGACGCTGCAGATGCAGGTGCAGATGATGTGGATGGGCAGCGGCATGGCGCCGCCGGCGGTGATGTTCCCGGGCATGCAGATGCACCAGTACCTGCCGCAGATGGGCCCGTCCATGGCGCGGATGCCCTTCATGGCGCCGCCGCAGCAGGGCCACGGCGTGAGCCTGCCGGAGCAGTACGCGCACTTCCTCGGCGtcaacccccaccaccacctgcagcCGCCGGCCCACCACCACCAG CATTTCGCGCAGGGGCTGGGCTACTACCCGCTAGGGGCGAAGGCCCTGCAGCAAAGTCCGGCGCTCCACCACGTGTCCAATGGCAACGCCGGCGGTGGCACGCCTGCCGCTACCGCCAACGCCACGCCGGGGAACGCGATACACCCAAACAAAAGATGA
- the LOC119311721 gene encoding transcription factor PHYTOCHROME INTERACTING FACTOR-LIKE 13-like isoform X2: MSQFVPDWGNMGDISRPLGEDDDLMELLWCNGNVVMQSQGHRKLPPRPEKVPAPPVVQEDEAGLWFPFALADSLDKDIFQDLFCEEPPGAAGVDGSSRQQSMSLADCGDNAGGFQSDLVQARAGKAAMEEGASSTLSAMGASFCGSNQVQVQGAVSDHGRAGHATAYGDGGAGSALHSAVGSVNANARGRGHEATVASSSGRSNYSFGVTATTTTTTGTEPTSTSNRSSKRKRGLDTEDSESPSEDAESESLVLERKPPQKLTTARRSRAAEVHNLSERRRRDRINEKMRALQELIPHCNKTDKASMLDEAIEYLKTLQMQVQMMWMGSGMAPPAVMFPGMQMHQYLPQMGPSMARMPFMAPPQQGHGVSLPEQYAHFLGVNPHHHLQPPAHHHQHFAQGLGYYPLGAKALQQSPALHHVSNGNAGGGTPAATANATPGNAIHPNKR; this comes from the exons ATGAGCCAATTCGTGCCAGATTGGGGAAACATGGGCGACATCTCCAGGCCACTCGG CGAAGACGATGACCTCATGGAGCTGCTGTGGTGCAACGGCAATGTCGTCATGCAGAGCCAGGGTCATCGGAAGCTGCCGCCGAGGCCTGAGAAGGTTCCGGCGCCGCCGGTGGTGCAAGAAGACGAGGCCGGCCTGTGGTTCCCGTTCGCCCTCGCTGACTCGCTCGACAAGGACATCTTCCAGGACCTCTTCTGCGAAGAACCACCGGGGGCGGCCGGCGTCGACG GCTCCAGCAGGCAGCAATCGATGAGCCTGGCCGACTGCGGCGACAACGCCGGCGGCTTCCAGTCAGACCTCGTCCAGGCTCGCGCCGGGAAGGCAGCGATGGAGGAGGGCGCGTCGTCGACGCTGAGCGCGATGGGGGCGAGCTTCTGCGGGAGCAACCAGGTGCAGGTGCAGGGCGCGGTGAGCGACCACGGGCGCGCCGGCCACGCCACTGcctatggcgacggcggagcggGCAGCGCTCTGCACTCGGCGGTGGGGAGCGTAAATGCAAACGCCAGAGGCAGGGGCCACGAGGCCACCGTGGCCTCCTCGTCGGGGCGGTCCAACTACAGCTTCGGCGTCACCgccactaccaccaccaccaccggcaccGAGCCGACGAGCACGAGCAACCGGAGCAGCAAGCGCAAGCGGGGGCTCGACACGGAGGACTCGGAGAGCCCCAGCGAGGACGCCGAGTCAGAGTCCTTGGTGCTGGAGCGCAAGCCGCCCCAGAAGCTCACGACGGCGCGGAGGAGCCGCGCCGCCGAGGTGCACAACCTCTCCGAGAGG AGGAGACGAGACAGGATCAACGAGAAGATGCGAGCCCTGCAAGAGCTCATACCCCACTGCAACAAG ACTGACAAGGCGTCGATGCTGGACGAGGCGATCGAGTACCTGAAGACGCTGCAGATGCAGGTGCAGATGATGTGGATGGGCAGCGGCATGGCGCCGCCGGCGGTGATGTTCCCGGGCATGCAGATGCACCAGTACCTGCCGCAGATGGGCCCGTCCATGGCGCGGATGCCCTTCATGGCGCCGCCGCAGCAGGGCCACGGCGTGAGCCTGCCGGAGCAGTACGCGCACTTCCTCGGCGtcaacccccaccaccacctgcagcCGCCGGCCCACCACCACCAG CATTTCGCGCAGGGGCTGGGCTACTACCCGCTAGGGGCGAAGGCCCTGCAGCAAAGTCCGGCGCTCCACCACGTGTCCAATGGCAACGCCGGCGGTGGCACGCCTGCCGCTACCGCCAACGCCACGCCGGGGAACGCGATACACCCAAACAAAAGATGA